The genomic DNA CTCTTGTTCTCTAGCAGGGGTTCTGCGTGGAGTCCTTTTTCTGTTCCGTTTCCGGTTTCTTTTCCGCATCCGTGCTGTCTGGCGCAGATTGCTTTGTCGTGGCCTTCCTCGCCGCTGCCGGTTTCTTGTCCGGCAGAACGAGAGGGCCCTTGACCCCACAGGCCGAAATTCCCAGGCCGAGAAAGAGGCAGAATCCGACTTTCGTGAGTGGATGCATGATACTTATGACAGACTTCGCCCGGCCATCTAGCTTACCCCGCCCCTGTCGTCCGGTTCCAGTGTCGTGCCACCGTGCACGGTTCGTTTCCAAGTTCGAATGATCGGCCATTCACGCACGCACAAGTCTGACATGGTGCTCGATGAGAACCGGCTTGAGGCTGTCCAGATCCAGCAAACCCACGGCGCTGACGGCACCCGGTTCAGCCGCTCCGGATTCGGTCCAACGCTGTACCAGGGTCTGGATCAGACTGGTAACGATACCCAACTCGTCGCCAGCGTCTTCCACCAGGGCGATGGAATGCGTTACGAGGTCTCCCTGTTCGACTCCCTTGATGAAGACGACGATGCCGCTGCTGCGACTCGTGCCAATCGCCAGGGCACGGGCAAGCCGATGTGCGACGCGGCCGCTGCGCGCCGATGCCAGGGTGCCGCGCCGCCGCAACCAGCCGTACAGCGACAAGACCAGATTGAGAATTCCCGCCTGGGTCCCGGAATGAAATTCGATTGTCTGCGCATCGTAGTGCTGGACAAAAGAATCCGCTGCCGGGACATCCACCAAATAGGTCCGACGGCTCCCGACTGGAGCCGGAAACACGATTCGTTGGGGCCGCGTCCAGTAGTATTCCTGACGCCAGCGGCCCCGCACCTTGACCCGAATCGGGGTCCCTACACTGGTCAACAGCGAACCGGCACTGCCCGCTCCGTACGGGACCCGGCCACCGAAACTGGTGTGGACATGAATTTCTTCCAACTTGGAGAACTGGCTACGCAGGGAATCCACCAGGACGGAAGCCAGCCCCGGAAGGGTTCCGGCACCGGTGACGATTGCGCCGCCA from Acidiferrobacteraceae bacterium includes the following:
- a CDS encoding saccharopine dehydrogenase NADP-binding domain-containing protein, with the translated sequence MPQERKRIVVLGGYGAVGQRICAAISRLPYVECVVAGRNLRSARRVARQILATPLQLDAEDEQAVAKQLVGAWIVVDTAGSFQQRSPTVAQFCARNAIHYIDLSDDRSYSSQILKLDSQAKRGGGAIVTGAGTLPGLASVLVDSLRSQFSKLEEIHVHTSFGGRVPYGAGSAGSLLTSVGTPIRVKVRGRWRQEYYWTRPQRIVFPAPVGSRRTYLVDVPAADSFVQHYDAQTIEFHSGTQAGILNLVLSLYGWLRRRGTLASARSGRVAHRLARALAIGTSRSSGIVVFIKGVEQGDLVTHSIALVEDAGDELGIVTSLIQTLVQRWTESGAAEPGAVSAVGLLDLDSLKPVLIEHHVRLVRA